The genomic DNA GTACATACCTCCGACCCAACAGCACCATCTGTCCATCGTTTAGTTATAGTTGTGACACGCAGTCTTTGTTGACAATCAGGGCTTTGATAActtcaaaataattaaaaaaaacaatATTTCAATACCAGAAATCAATATTTTTCTACTTGAAGCCAAAAGAAAGTAAAATTATGTAAATAATTGAAGTTAATGTACAAAGAGGATATCGTAAAAGATAAAGTGAGAAATTACACATcgaataaaaaataaataaagtcAAATTATATTTTAGAAAACTATCAAGCAGGTAGTTTCAGTATCCTAAATCCTAATACGCCTAATGGTAAGCCTAGGTGCCCACCGATGCCCAGATTCCGCAAGGCATCGTCTCCCCAACAAAATCAAGGCTGGACGGGTACTCACAGTTATTTCCTTTTTCGACCCCGGTAAGCTAAAAACCCAGAAACTAACATATTAAGATACTTGAATTGATGGATATGTATATAATGGTATCAAATCCTACAGAGAGTCGGACAATATGTGATTTCCCGTTTACCTCGTAAGGAACTGTATGTACAGCTGTGGATTGATATTTCCTGAAGGATCTTGTTTTTCACTAGATGATATATCAAAGAAAACAGTTAAGCAAGTTGTTTTATCAAGGCCACACATCTTCCAGGCAGTAGTGTTCCCCTGTCCAATAACTGTGCTTGCAACTGCAGGCCCTTTCTGCAAAACATACAGTACTTGATACTCAAAAGTAATGTTTAAGGCCATAGCCGTGTTTAATTTCAGTGAATTCAGAATCACAAAAACACCAGCttgtgaaaaattgcagaaaCCAACCTTTTCCAGAGACGTGCAAGGTCCAAGGATTCCCTGAATCTTTATATCTTTTGAACAATTGATCTCAAGTGTACCACTGAAACATTTAAATAAATGATTAGGTTGGGATCCAAGATGAAGTGCCGATACGATATTTTATATCTTGTAATTGACCTTAACCCGGTAAAACAAATAATGACTGTAGGCTTGCTTTACTGTACAGGAAGTCGAAAAATGCCAAAGGAGATTGGGAACTCATGTGAACATAGAAGGATATTTTtctattttattaattaatagtTAGTTTATATTTAGTGTGGAGAAATCAAGTATTTATTTACTTAGTTTACATGCAAGTCCATAGAAGTGACCAAAATTTTTGGAGTTCATAAATGTTTTATAGGCATAGGTAATTTTAAGGGAAATTTCAAAGACATCAAGAGTGTGCACCCTGTGATTAAACAATCCAATATAATATAACTTTAAAGATAAACCCCACTAGATTCATAATATAGAATTAGTAAGCTAAAGGTCATCTATAAATCAGGAAGGGTCGGGACTACGATTAGTCCAATCCAGCAATTAAGTGTAACTACAAAGAAAGAAACCTCACTGCTAGCCATAATATAGAAATACGATGGTAAAGGTTAACTACGAATTTAGAAGGTTCAGTCATATGTACGATTAGTCCGATTCAGCAACTAATTATACAAGAACAGACAAAGTGGAGTAACTTGTTAACACTCAACTTCAGATAGTATTACTGTGTGTGCGATATTAAAGCTCTATTTGAGAATAAATCATTTTCAGTACCATTTTGTACATATAACAGTAGATAACACAGCTCTGAAAAGTAGTTTGGCAAACTAATTCTATGACATGAGTTAAATATACTCAATGTACATGTGTGTGCACGTTTATTTGGTGCAGACACCAAAATCTTCTAAACCTGGCAAACTACAAGCAAAGCTAGCTGTAGAGAACATAAAAATGTTTCATGCAAACCATATCAAACAAAGAATGTAACGGACAGAGAAAACATATAAATAAGTCAGCAGTTACCATATTTAACAACAAGAAACTCACTTAAAGGAGAGCCCCAACGACTGCTCCCCATCTTCAAATACACGCCTGAAAGAATCTTTGAAAACAGAATGTCCAAAACTTTCAGATAGAACAACAAGCCCACCTGTTCTTTCAATAATAACTTTCATCTCTGCAACACCAACCTAACAATAAACACCGTTTTAGAGTACAAATCAGTGACAGCAATCTAATATAGTTCAGGGAAGCACTTGGCATATACAATCAGTAATAATCGCCGTGATCTAGACTAGATGAATGCATTTTACCAAACCAAATGAAGCACTTGCAAGTCATTTTTAGGTAGCTCCAGATATATAAGATTACAATAAAAAAGACACTGATATATGTACAAATTTAAAACGAAATTTTACTATTTAACTCTTATCTTTCCTATAGTTTATTAAACTAAAACTATAAATAATTGAGGAGCGAAATTATTTTTGTATATTACACAAAACAAATCTGCACTACTGATTGGCTAATTTATCTAAGCCTGAACCATATACATGTCAAAACATTGACGAGCTGGACCACCAGAGTACGGAAACACTGACCTAGTTTGTAACAGTGTAAGGAAAAAGCACTAGTGATTGCACTACGCAAGTAGGGGCAAGCTCCACGAGTAAAAAATGTACCATTTCATTCAATTATTAAACTGGCAACAAAACTGCCCTTGACTATGCTTACTCGCAAAGAAGCAcaatttttttttgcaaaaactCACACATGAACAGAGACTAAAATACTTTCTAGTCAAAAAATAAACCGTACTTCATCTCTAACCGCTCCTCACGTATTTTCCACATAAGTCTCTCTTCTCACACATGCATCCTGTATATTATTAAATCTAAAACTATTTTATTGAAACAAGCACCAGAAACTTATTATTCGCTGATCAAGTCAGGAATGTCAACTTTATGAAGGAATATAAGCTAAAATTAAGAGTCAGGCACGTGTTCTTATATGTTATTGATAACCTCTGCTTAAAGATTCTAGGATCAGGTTACAGCTATTATATACAGATTACATACAAACATAACAACTTTCAAGTTTACTTTAATAACTTCACAATGCCGAAAGACCAAACCCGAAGCCACATATCAAACCGGTAAATCTATACATTTTCAAACATGGGTCAGTTTGGAAGTTGCAACTAACCTGATCAAGTGCAGAGGCAAAAAGGTCCAAAACGTGCCCCTGGCTGACAAGCTGCTTCGCAAGTTCTTCATAATATTGGACGGCTTTTCTAAAATAAGGTGCTGCATCCTTGTCCAGATCTTTATGGGAACGAACTGGATCAGACAGGTCCTTTGATATGATCTGTGGAACAAAAAGATATGTTTGAATCACTTGACATCAAAACTACTAATTCGACTTAAAAAAAGTTGTTTAGCTGTAATTTTTACTCATTCTACAAGGACGGAGGTATAAAATATAGGATACATTGGGCAAAAGTATATCAATCCCGAGGATATAGTATTCACAGTGGTCCAAAACCAGATTATTAGGTAGCACTCACACTAAATtcaagaaaatgaggaagggaaGAGCTTACTGAAAAACAAAAGAGATTGGAGCGGAAGATAAAAACAGTTAAACATAAGCATTTTCACTTTTATGGGTAAGTTAAACATTTACATATATACGTGAGAAAATTTTTGCATTCAGTTCTAAATAATGATCGTAATACAAATAATTCTATCCCGTAGCATCAAAAGGGATACCAGTAAATTACATTATATAACATCAATTATGAACTAGGCCAAGAAATTGAAATCATAAAACCAGTAGACAAAGAGCCATACCGCACCAGGTCCTTCTGTACATGGACCACCGACTAGTGCAATTATCCGCGCTCCAGTACCAGGCAAACAAGCTCCAACCAATCCAGACGCAACACTGAGTGCCACTCCTGTACACCTCGCAGCTCTAGTAGCAGGCGGAACCGGCCACTGATCAGTAGCCAACTCCTCTAACAACTAAAAAAACCatataatcaattaattataaaaaacAACCAACAAAATTCAACTAAAATATCAATCAAAAAAGCCAAGAAGCAATACCGAAGTAAACGTGTATTCGCACTCAGAAGCAGGCAACAAGAACCTACTAACCCCAGAATCGAAACTCCCACCTTTCCCAAACCCACTACTCCTCCTCCCTAACCCCAACTGATCCAAAACCTGATCTTTCCCCAACTCTTTGGAACCCCGAAAAACATAAACTTTGGACATCTCCCCAAAGCCCAACTCATGAACCTGAACCTGAGTCCCAAAACTAATAAAACCCACAAGTGCATTCTCAGGTAACAATCCAATAGCCCTAATCAAAGCCAATTTAGCAAACCCTAATTCCTCATCAACCATACAAGTATCAAGCACAAACACGAAAACCGGGGCGCGTAAACCCCTATTATCATCAGCAGCAGTCAAACTATACTCAATAGTAGTGTACTGGGGGTACAATTCAGCAGGAACATTAGTTTCAGAAATAGCAGAATAGTGATGAGGAAAGTGATTGCGTTGATAACAAAAGGGGCAGATCCAAATAAGAGCAGCGAAATCGACACGAGCGAAAGGGGAGAGAATGGAAGAGCAGGTCTTACAGTGGAGAGGAGAGTAAGGGAGAGTGAGAATAGAAGGATGAGGATGGAGAGGAGTGATTGATGCGGCAATTGGGATGACGCATTTGGAAGATTCGACTTTGGTGCGGGGCCAGGTGTTCCAGGTGAGACGTACGCCGTCGATGTTGGTTTGATCGGTTTCTGCAAGCTCTGATGCCATGGAGGAGTCAAAGATGATGGAGAGTTAGGAGGACTAGTAGTAACTGATTTGGGAATTATGTTGGGGGTGTGGTTTAtgattcttttttttttttatgTTTGTGTTTGTTGGATCTATGTTGGAAGGGGATTATTTATTGTGTAATGAAAACAATGTGAACTTATTTTTTAAGGTTGACAGGGTTTAACCAGGgttgtcaaacggataattcgcCGCATCCGTCATCatcggattcgaatacggataatattcGTTTTATTTCAGATATGGATAATATCCGTTTTTTTTATACGAATGCGGATATTTCGGACGAATATcagattttttgaattttttgttGCCCATACCATTTTGACGATGATTATAGAACATTTTCTacgattaaatataaataatatatttataaatatataaaatatgtgtacaattatataaaatttgtataaacgtattatttaatacatttacacacactataaactaaaaaataaattttaaattatatataattatatatttatataatttaaatatcatatatgtatttaGTTTCGGATTCGAATATCCTGAATTCGGATACGAATAATATCCATTTTTTCTCGGATACAAATAATATCCGTTTTTCCTCGGATACCGATGCGGATTTTTCGGACAAATATCggatttttcaaatttttttgacAACCCTAGGTTTAACAACGAGGCTTTGATGCTATAGTGGTGAGGTGGCTTTTTCTTATTGGCTACATTTTTTATACAAACATGAATATATTATCATTAATAAATATTAgttaattaaaatttgataacTTATTTTTTATTGTGCGTGATTGTGAATTTCAAATTATGATTGTGATTGTGATTGTGATTTTGGAGGTGGGGCGGGCTTGGTTTATGATTTCTAGGCAAGCTAATACGGCTCCCACTTCGGTTATATAATGAGACAACTAATATAATAACTTGGCGAAACACGAataattttctagatttttttatattatataattatattaataaaaaatttgatcattttttattgataaatctaTACTATCTATAATAATTGGAATATAATTTGTAGTTTGATTAATCCTTATTTTGATTATCTTTTTCTATC from Apium graveolens cultivar Ventura chromosome 5, ASM990537v1, whole genome shotgun sequence includes the following:
- the LOC141724981 gene encoding protein transport protein SEC23 F-like; its protein translation is MASELAETDQTNIDGVRLTWNTWPRTKVESSKCVIPIAASITPLHPHPSILTLPYSPLHCKTCSSILSPFARVDFAALIWICPFCYQRNHFPHHYSAISETNVPAELYPQYTTIEYSLTAADDNRGLRAPVFVFVLDTCMVDEELGFAKLALIRAIGLLPENALVGFISFGTQVQVHELGFGEMSKVYVFRGSKELGKDQVLDQLGLGRRSSGFGKGGSFDSGVSRFLLPASECEYTFTSLLEELATDQWPVPPATRAARCTGVALSVASGLVGACLPGTGARIIALVGGPCTEGPGAIISKDLSDPVRSHKDLDKDAAPYFRKAVQYYEELAKQLVSQGHVLDLFASALDQVGVAEMKVIIERTGGLVVLSESFGHSVFKDSFRRVFEDGEQSLGLSFNGTLEINCSKDIKIQGILGPCTSLEKKGPAVASTVIGQGNTTAWKMCGLDKTTCLTVFFDISSSEKQDPSGNINPQLYIQFLTSYQSPDCQQRLRVTTITKRWTDGAVGSEDLVQGFDQETAAVVIARLTSHKMEMEEEFDATRWLDRNLIRLCSKFGDYRKDDPHSFTLNPLFSLFPQFMFNLRRSQFVQVFNNSPDETAYFRMLLNRENVPNSLVMIQPSLISYSFNGLPEAVLLDVASIAADRILLLDSYFSMVIFHGMTIAQWRNMGYQDQPEHQAFAQLLQAPHNDAQLIIRDRFPVPRLVVCDQHGSQARFLLAKLNPSATYNNASEMAAGMDVIFTDDVNLQVFIEHLQRLAVQSS